Part of the Cydia pomonella isolate Wapato2018A chromosome 5, ilCydPomo1, whole genome shotgun sequence genome is shown below.
taaggacgctaagcacgaagTATTTCGTTCATTGGCTCGCcatttcctatctctatcgcacgcgcataattatacaACGTACCGGCCGGTGTATTGCTGTCACGCTCGCTTGACCGCCAGCATCAACGGCGGGAAAGCAATATAGTTGCGATAGAGAtagtaagcgctggtggcctagcggtaagagcgtgcgacttgcaatccggaggtcgcgggttcaaaccccggctcgtaccaatgagtttttcggaacttatgtacgaaatatcatttgatatttaccagtcgcttttcggtgaaggaaaacatcgtgaggaaaccggactaatcccaacaaggcctagtttatcctctgggttggaaggtctgatggcagtcgctttcgtaaaaactagtgcctacgccaaatcttgggattagttgtcaagcggaccccaggctcccatgagccatggcaaatgccgggacaacgcgaggaagaagaagagagatAGTAACAGGtaggtcaatgtacgaaattcttcgtgcttagcgaCCTTACTTTAATTGGGAGCCATTTTGGTTGTAAACAGTTGCAGCGACTCTGGCTAAGGCATAGTGATTTATTATTAGATTCTCAATAATAGTTTTGTTACGCTTCGTGTAAGATTAGATCCTAGTAATCATATTagttgttaaattattatttaaagagaaataaaatcgaaaaattaataattaatagtaaaCGACAAATCGATACAATTATATTGAGTGTAACGTATTTAAtacattgaattaaaaaaatgtggttAAAATGACGGGCAGTGTACATCCATTCCATGTGTTTGCAAATCGGCTGTCTGTGCTTAAactaaggacgctaagcacgaatCATTTCATACATTGACAAGCCATTTTCTATCTCTCTCGCACTctcgtaattatattgctgtgccGTCATAACGAACGGGACAGCAACAATTATacgatagagataggaaatgACTGTTAGATGACTTTCATACTGTTTTTAATGAGTTACTGTGCCGATGGGCCAAAACCGTAATATCAAATATTCAAAAACGTTGTAATACTGGAAAGTTTTATCTATTGAAAAAACATCCAtcgctatttgtaaaacttcATAAGTGTGAAAGGGATGGTTGTTTTATCTATATCTATGCATCAACACAATATTCGATGTATAATACTGTCAGTGGTAAACTAAAGTCGGTCAATCCGTTTCCggcagtagaaaaaagcggccaatttaaaaaaaaaaggcgcGTAGGGTTATTGGCCCATatataatttgaatttcgcgcctttttctactgtcaACATTGTTTGACCAGCTATATATGGTCAAAGAGTAGTTATAATAGTACTGCAATCCATAGAAAAAAGGATGTGTCTCCAAAATTGATTAAAGGCAATACATGCATTCACTATTACAAAGTTTTCAATAGAATTAACATACTTTAACTGCTGTAgatttttattatctttaaaaCAAATGGTAGGTacaattttgtcaaaaaatatgaGAAAGTAATTCTATTATAACTATTCTAAGGTGTGTTCAAACACTCGTctctgtaaaatagtacctttACAGCCTGAATGTAGTGTCAGCAACTTATAGCCTccaacattttaatataatccTTTTACTTATAAAGTTATTATAGACCCAGTAATCAAATtcaaaaaatacctacctaggtaatttattaaaaagacAAGTCTAAAATCTATAACTGTAATTATTTTGTTGGTAAAAGGACAGATTAGTCTTTTAGACAACACTGtacagaaatattttatttgaataaatagcTCGGAAACTGTTCTGATCATAcggtgttttatttttattttatttattactgtcCAACGTACAAGTCGGTATCTTCTACTCAGCTTTAAGTCTGTAAAAAAACAGAAGCtcgtttttttctttattgttttttttttttaacaaatgcCACACTCATAATGCCTCTCTAATAAAAACTACAACAGTCAAGTTTACACTAATTGCTTGTAGTTAAAAGTCTTGTGACTTTTAAATTGTTagtaacatattataataaaataaataataacacttGTAACAAGATTTGCAAGTTCTCGCTAAAAAACTAAATTCCCGTTTCCCGCGTTTTGTTTTGTCGAGAATTCTGCGTTTAGAAATTGTTTTAGATTCGTATATTGTTCGCTGTACGACAAAAATAGTACAAGAAAATTGAAATCTTACGTAAGTAATAATTCATTTTGAAAAGAATTATGCAATACAATTAACAAGAGTAACGGTCTTTATCGTCGTATCGTcggtattatattatttactgaATTAAAAGTCTGTAATGGAGattaaatgtttataatttcTGAACGATACAACTTGCAGTTGCCAGCATTAAAAAAATCCCGATTTTGTTGATAAAATGACGTATAATGCTGCTTATTAGATTCATTTTAGTTCAACTTCTTGTAGTTCTTTACACGTGTCGTGTGACAATTTCAAAAGCTTTAAGAATTGCACGTAAGTGTTTACAAGGTTAGTGCTTTTTAAAACCGCATTGATtattaatacaaattaaaatgttgAAACAGCTGCATTATTCTTATTATCTAACCCTGACGGCTATCCCTTGAGATTTATTTAGAAGAACGTTAAATATTCTTACATAAAAAGTTTTGAGATTAATCATAGTGTATCAATCTAATTTCAAATTCATGAGGTTGCAACTCCTAAAATGGCATGTGTCATTGTAGCCGTAGACAATACGTCAAACGTTTGGACGTTTTCTTGTCTGTGGCTGGCTGTTGCTGTTGCTGATTATGGCTGATCGGGGGAAGTTGTGTCAGCAAACTCcactttatttttagttttgaaaaaatatttatctagtAACTAGTGTAAGAGTGTTTTTTCGTGATAAGTGCAACGGTAGTTATTAAGTTGTAGTGTAAGTGCTTCAATCGTGTTGTGTTATAGTGCATCTCGATCTATTATTAGGTTTTTTAAATAGTCTTTTGAATTTCGCGTTATGATCAATATTTGATTTGTAAGCAATCGTGGCGGTCAATATGGGGCAGAGTCCGAGTTCGATGAGGAGTAAGAGCGGCCGGCAGCGCTCATTCCGAGGTTTTGCTCGGCGGCACAAACTGAATAAATCCAGTTTAAGCCATACATTCAGTTTGCCGCCGTCGGAGGAGTACCCGGAACTGATGAACGTGAACACGGCCACGGAGGAGCAGCTGATGACCCTGCCCGGGGTGAACCGGCAGCTCGCGCGCGCCATAGTGCTGCACAGACAGATGATCGGCCGCTTCAAGCGCGTCGACGACCTTGCCTTAGTCTCAGGTGCGTGACCAACTCATTATGCTAATTCACTGACTCGGATGTTTCTCACATCATTGAATATTTATGCTAGCTTCAATATACGTTGCCATTCTAATTCCATTGTCTGTCTTAACTTTGTTTTAGGTATAGGAGCTGAGAAATTAGAGCTGCTTAGACCAGAAATTTCAATAAGCAACCGAAAACAAGTCTCCAGAGCGAGCTCCTGCTCTCAATCTTTAGACAGTGTCCGAGTTTCAGTAGAAAGCAAGCTTTGTTCTGTTAATTCTTCCAGTGTTTTCCAATTGCAATGTGTACCCGGTTTGAACCAGGAGATAGCAGCTAATATAGTAGACTATCGGAACAAGAAGGGACCATTCAAGTCGCTAGATGATTTAATAAAAGTCCGGGGCATGGATGTTGTGAGGCTTAGCACCGTAAAGCAACACTTAAGCCTAGAACTAAGAAAATGCGAAAGTCTACAGCATCTCGCCAACGGACATGTATATGGTTGCGCAGATGATACAGTATCTAAATCATTTATAAATGGTGTCTCCAGTACACCAAAGACGCCTCATAGAAAGAGCTTATCAATGCCAAATAAACTACCTATGACTTTACCAAATGGTTTTGCGACCGCACCTGTAAATGATATTCTAGATCTACTGTCAGCATATTCCCACAGACCAATAGTTGAAGAGGAGTTTAAATATGAACGAGATGGGATCAAGTGCTGTAGAATAGCTTCATGGAATTTACATAAGCTTGATGTAGATAAGATAACAAATCCAGGCGTCAGAGAGGTCATCTGCAGGACAATTTTGGAAAACAAGTAAGTTAAATTGATTTGCATATCTTAACATGCAGGTTACCGGTATGGTACCCTGGCATATAACCAGTGGCTATACTTGCTGCCAAAGTCAGGTTGTAAGTCATTGGGATCATGCTATCTCTTTTGCACTTGCGTGGCCTTATGGAGCAGGACTCAGGAGCGTTTTTTGTATTAAAGGTAAGGTAGGGTTTGTATTAAGGGTACTTGACTTTTATTGCCCGACTCGCTACTTGGTGCTGCAGCAACTACAGTAAAAAGAGCCTCtgatctctctctctctctctctctctctctctctctctctctctctctctctctctctctctctctctctgtctctctctctctctctgctTGGCAGATATTATTCCCATCTGATGGTGGGGCCTAGTGGGCCTACCGCCTACAGTCAGGCCAAGATAACTGATTTTTATAGGCCAAGATAACAGATatacaaatgttattttaaatgacaaacttctatgaaattatgacatttcaATAACACGTCTCTGCTGTAAAATTGGTTCTCTACCTTTCTTTTCTTCCTttactgtaataaaataaaaatgtatatttaaattatgcaGACATGATATCGGAGACTGAGTTGCTAACCTATCATATGTTATCTACTATGTGGCAATATCTGTAGATATAACTGATTATTTCACAATGAGTTCATGTAAATCTGTAATCACTGCAGAGAAAACTGATTATTGTATAAGTAACTACTTTGTAATAGATAATAAGACAATGATTAACaaccgtctggcctagtgggtagtgaccctgcctatgaagccgtagtaccgggttcgaatcccggtaagggcatttatttgtgttatgatACAgttacacagatatttgtttgtgGGTCATGGACATTTTCTATGTATGGCATGTGATTATCTATATACAtagttgtattgtatattatattgacgcctagtacccatagctTTACTTAGTTTGGCGGTAGGTAGAtctatgtaagattgtccccaaatatttattttatattttattttaaatgcctGAGTAAATCCTTTCACTGAAACAGGATTAAGTTTCATAGTCATTTAATAGACTGCCAAGAATAATGGCCAAGTAgtaaatcatttttatattactttttttaatattgatccACAGAAAgtgtgtaattttttaaattgcttataTCTACCACACTAGAAGTACTTTCTATTGTAGCAACATAATCTTACACAGCGATCTCCCGATTACAAAGCGGTTGCATTGTTCGGTATTGTCTCTATGAATCAATCACAGATTTTGCCAAACATCGAGTCAGTGTCTTAAATTAGCTGATTACTCTCCTACTTTCTATTGGAAACAAGCCATAAAATGATCTACGCTGCACATGCCAACTTTTCACACTTTAAAGCCATATTTGATGGCTTTGCTAATGGAAATGAGGCTAAGTGATATAAACAACAGTTGGCTTGTGTTCAACTTTACAAAATATCAATTAGAACAAATGAACCAGAAGACCATAACATGTACTAATTGCAAAGATAAATTATCTGTATTACATATGTAGTAtgagttttttgtttgtaaacaaAGTCTACTTGAGAAATGCGACCGGTAGACGAGAATATCCGGACATGTTGTCACTATTCATACCTTACAGCATGATTTCATCTCAATCTAACTgaccgacgaccggtttggcctagtgggtagtgaccctgcctacgaagctgatggtcccgggttcaaatcctggtaagggcatttatttgtgtgatgagcatgaatatttgttcctgagtcatgggtgttttctatctatttaagtatttataaatatttatatattatatatatcgttgtctaagtaccctcaacacaagccttattgagcttactgtgggacttagtcaatttgtgtaataaagtcctataatattttattatttattattatttgattaaCTGCAAACCCTTTCTTAGGAaatttttcaaaacttttttctaaCCTGTCACATCTCGTTAAGGAAACCTTTGGAATCCCTGGTGAATCGTTGTGCTCGTTTACTTAAAAAACTGCCTTATTGCAAAATGCATTAAGGTCTATTTTCCCAAATTGGTAACATAACCGTATCTCCTCAGATTGTCCCTCATCGCCATCCAGGACGTCCTCGACGTGGCGGCTCTGAAGATCCTCTGCGACGAGCTGAACTCGCCCGCACTCCGGAGAGTCAGGGAGTGGAAGAGTAATAGCCACAGATGGGAGTACTGCATAGCTGACCAGTTAGATAGGTAAGTAACCCTTTTCTTGTCAAATTGAAAAAATCATGAGTTTGAAGCCTTGCTTGCGCCAGAgggaggaaactagagcgttcgtGCTTTCTCGGCtcggcattgctccgagcaattattagggttgacaCAACTTGAAGTCCCTTTGCGTGCAGTCGTACACAACCACAGATAAcataattacatgaattttggcaaccctaaatacccgaaagggatagttccatacattagaaagggacaatgacatgacatgacttggccctgaatcactgtcaaacttTGGCTTTGTacgaagtttcctttctgtatggTAGActggtagtactattatttattctgtgcttgCGCCTAGTAGAGCAAAAAGAATTCTGTACGAAGAGGCACGAGGCTCTGTAAACtgtgtagacctcgcgataaacttaaataatgtaaaaattaaaaaaaaaaacttcatggaatcattatcacagcgaactcacaatggccttaagtgccatagaccctaCTTGCACTTATGGTCCTTATGCCAATTTCTACCATTTTGAACAATTTCCAAACATAGAAACTACTAAAAATTCTATCTAACTACcgaatctgctcacaaaatttcacaagaatcggTCGAGAATTGCGACCGGCAGAAAAactccggacatacgaaagcatttttacccacgctgaaacggagaccctcgctaacgctcggtcaaatatttatattatttgtatttttatcttgTAAGATACCTTCCCAAAGCAAGCGGGTAGCGGCAGATTATTGACAATATCTATTGTTCGTTACCTATTGAACGTTATTAGAACAGGACAGGCCCCCAGAAGAAGCCGCCGCGCTACTTAGGACCtgattcacaatgtccaagtaaagtattagtatttaaattttattagcaagtaaacaaataaattaactgccagataaaacttagcactttatctaccagttaagcttatttgaagattgtaaaACGCCAACGATTACTTTATTCgccagataagtggcaagtagcttattcaggactttacttgtaCAGTGTTAAACAGGCCCTTAGTATTAGAATTTAACAAAAAGACTGTTTAAATTGATTATGTTATTACTAAATCAGTCAAAGttcaacacattcactgccgggaacccacctggtgggcgctcgtgaactttgttcagatgccggacaacccgctgggcgggttgttttgtacgcagctatagaccaccggtttctggggtagtgcgccgttttttgtctggcagtgaatgtgttaaggcaTATTCCAGTGAGAGAGAAGAAATGTTACTGTATCACCACTTGTAGGttagtgattttaaatttagctTAGTATCAAATCAATAGGCCTTGACATTTTAAAAATGAGGAGAGGTAGCCAAACCAGTTGGTATGAGTTCTAGCTATCTATCTAATTTCGACATCCAAGCAGTTTCAATCATTTTATTACAATCTAGACTTTGGCTTATTTACCTTAACGgactgataaaaaataaatatacagaatttttttttcgttaaagaCATCGTGAGTTGTTGTGCCCGTAATGCCAAGAACGGTTATAAGTATAACGGCCATTgacatatctaaggacgggccttacgggcactaagaatgttGCTAGTTCAGTGGTATCACTCactaattcgagccaatcgtgcactCTTAACGCATCTAGTTGCGAACAACAATCGCGCACGTGATGCGAActtatcaaccaatcgcgttgtggcgttagactgcagtcaaattcgtgtgcgtgacaccgctgtcgctgtactggccccattattatggcccgtccttagatatatgatatatgtcaatgattacgGCGtacgttttaaaaagtatagttAATGCTTTTGTGTAAGGTTTACATCTTCTAACTCATACCAATGATGATAGCGTGTGCGTGATATTTTTAGATGTGACGGAGGCCTATTATTAAAGCTCCATATACTAAACATTGTATGTATAAAGAATATAATTGTTCATCATTACGCTTACTTCTTGTTTGCAGGAAATGTAAGTATGAAACACAACTTGACACGGGTATTCTTAAGTGCAATCAACTTGTATATACATGTTTGTATTATAAAAGTACTGAAGTAAGTTGTACCTGCACAATAAGTGCGTCTGTACCTATTTAGAATGTTATCAATACCCAAAACACAGCACTCAAAATCTAATCTGCTGTATGTACACATAGAAAAGTTAACATTTTCCTGCTTATCTAACCGTCCTGGTAAGAGTTGCATAACAAATTGAATTGAAGATTTTTATCACTAACTTTGGACGTGGTATTATTTGAATATTACATTTCCTTAAAGTAACAAAGAGTTTgaatttaagagggaagaatagctttgcgatcctaacgaaataacggtattttttatatgaaatccatttcgggagaaaacgttttccattaGGCCACACACAGCGAGCACGTAAGtacgaggcaatttcctcacgcacaatacggccagtgtagacgtgcctcggctgaggcggcgcgcgcgttttcctcgcccgagcacgccgcctcggccgaggcacgtctacactggccgtattgtgcgtgaggaaattgcctcgcgcgtatgctggctctgtgtggacccggctaataatgctttaaattaattacttaattactttttttttattattcatttttaaatgtttttttatttattattatattgtgtaataagtaatgtatgggtcttgttatccgaaataaatgattaaatttaaaaaaattaataaccaaATCTTAACAagtcactttgattttgatgtcgatcgcttcagcataatatattctaggtttataggcttCGCTTCTttttaatgcaaattttgaaaagaaGGAAAACCTatgaacctagtttttcattatgtcaaTAACACACTAAAAaccatggagaatggaaaatatttagaagtggaaaaacgttttctctgtttgtatggaagatcacgtggtatacttccctcttaaaagaAGTCATATCAAGGATTTatggtatataatataataatagataATGTGAGAGAAACATAATAGTAGCTACAGTACCTACCGCttccaggcgcggatacaagatttggcttagggggggggccattttgagaaaatcatatatttttgcacagaaaataaggtaaaaaaaaatttactctatttagtaatgtgagagccagggttttaggggggggccattgcccctatggccccccccttgtatccgcgcctgaccGCTTCTACATAGCTCCTGAGATGGAGGCATTGACACTCATATGCATTGCCAATTACAACGTGCCCTATCTATTTATAGACTTAAATGCATGTTGAAGGAAAACTTGACGTTGATACATTGAAATTGAAccacttcagtacccctagtgtaaattttatcgacatcataacgtgacaaACGCGTTTTcgttaagtatcattttgtataggattttgagtttccaaaacgtcccgcttggcgcgctctttctaaatccaatacaaaatgagactaaacgcaaacgcgtacgtcacgtttcaaaatcgaatttatttacactaggggtactgaatacgTAGGAAATAAGAGTAAGTTTCTTGTAATCaaagacaaataaaaatatacaatcgACACTGACCCAGTGCAATTATGACACTTATTCGCATTAAATACaatgtgtaaatccaatacggacAATAGATCCAATCCAATACGGAAAATAAACCAGAcagattttatttatgtaaccatgaattaagaagtttttataAAGTTTCACTTAATTATGTACACCGTACACCGTTACAccgtaatttttagggttccgtaccaaaaaggtacaaaaggaacccttatggtgcgactctgtccgcccgtccgtctgtctgtctcacatcgctaaatatgtCGCCAACCACTTAagttatcgatttgaaatttggaatagttatgaacaacgctagcCCAGGCACATTGAAAGTGTCTAGGtcactaggtcaagtggggtatcatttgaaagagctcaaatggTCCAttccaaaacatatttttctttttttttatagagaaaaaaaatatttatgaaggaaaatgtgaaaaaaagacccccccccccttacctccgaagtttaccgacgaaaaattatgaaatttttacataattaacattaatataaattttacaggaaaaatgtaataagacctctatcttggtaacttttttaatCAACAAAAAATCTTTTCGAATTCATTTGCAagttaaccaactttacgtgtgtttattacacctgaaatttctataagattacattaaatacaccttttttcaaataaaacatcaatttttgaaatcggtttacATGGAGAATTAtcgtcgaaaaaccaacatacattcATTACATTgggcaaattagttagacaatttgctgatagatggcgctgtacaaattatacttagtataggtactcctgttcaaaagtctttcgcctttatagttacacgagataattcaaagtttgtacggaaccctcggtgcgcgagtaaaacgaactcgcacttgaccggttttttttttaatttaccaagcagcaatgtactgcaaacattgTGAGACATAACATTAACATGACACGGTTGATTGTAATCATCCCCTCCCGTCCCAGAGCGTCTCACTCTTCACAAATTGTGTCCCCTGCTATGCCGGCTAGTCCGAAGCAAGCATGTACTTACTTGGCCAGGTTAGGCACCGTAATGTCTTGTCTTGTCGCGCCAACCGTATAACCGTACCAATAACGCTTGAAAACAAACTAATATCCGCGCTATAACATTCGCTTTGTTAGTTATTGACGTTATTGTACTTCACTTCGTTGCTTGTAATAAAGCTATTATTGGCCTATTGTCGTCTCCAGTCAGGGTCAAGTATTTAT
Proteins encoded:
- the LOC133518447 gene encoding endonuclease/exonuclease/phosphatase family domain-containing protein 1-like, yielding MGQSPSSMRSKSGRQRSFRGFARRHKLNKSSLSHTFSLPPSEEYPELMNVNTATEEQLMTLPGVNRQLARAIVLHRQMIGRFKRVDDLALVSGIGAEKLELLRPEISISNRKQVSRASSCSQSLDSVRVSVESKLCSVNSSSVFQLQCVPGLNQEIAANIVDYRNKKGPFKSLDDLIKVRGMDVVRLSTVKQHLSLELRKCESLQHLANGHVYGCADDTVSKSFINGVSSTPKTPHRKSLSMPNKLPMTLPNGFATAPVNDILDLLSAYSHRPIVEEEFKYERDGIKCCRIASWNLHKLDVDKITNPGVREVICRTILENKLSLIAIQDVLDVAALKILCDELNSPALRRVREWKSNSHRWEYCIADQLDSKKLGFLFDSSNKGITIEDIPLDQVCLLSEASEIRPLVSELATLRSERYATEPQAFLLSGRPTVILNVVCHDRLSTEDVDHIDRVVKMADRGGLPLALAGEFCCWSNVQTLECCEPLLDEGLSTTIDNKYSGQSCILCPGTIDSSNFNGHSGAIKSGLSHLAIPRGWSWGGPASPYCPVWAELKVPD